A single region of the Changchengzhania lutea genome encodes:
- the tpx gene encoding thiol peroxidase produces the protein MAHITLGGNSVETSGNLPEIGSQVKDFELVAVDLSTKTMDDFKGNTLILNIFPSVNTGICATSVRTFNKTGAAIPNTKVLCISRDLPFAQDQFCAAEGLDNVVMLSDFKTGAFGKAYGLDMISGGFDGLLSRCVIIVDDSGKVIYTEQVPEIGQEPDYDAALAAIK, from the coding sequence ATGGCACATATCACTTTAGGCGGAAATTCAGTTGAAACATCAGGAAATTTACCAGAAATAGGCTCTCAAGTAAAAGATTTTGAATTAGTGGCAGTCGATCTGTCAACTAAAACCATGGATGATTTTAAGGGGAATACCCTAATCTTAAATATTTTTCCAAGTGTAAATACAGGCATCTGTGCAACCTCTGTTAGAACCTTTAATAAAACTGGCGCTGCCATACCAAACACGAAAGTATTGTGCATTTCTAGAGATTTACCCTTTGCCCAAGACCAATTTTGTGCTGCAGAAGGTTTGGACAATGTGGTGATGCTTTCAGATTTTAAAACTGGTGCTTTCGGTAAAGCATACGGATTAGATATGATTAGTGGTGGTTTTGATGGCTTACTTTCACGATGTGTTATCATTGTTGATGATTCAGGCAAAGTTATTTATACAGAACAAGTTCCAGAAATAGGCCAAGAGCCAGACTATGATGCCGCCTTAGCAGCAATTAAATAA
- a CDS encoding sensor histidine kinase, producing MINFLFTLLQSKAVSTSAERYLLIYMIAVLVIVTSLVILFFVVFQKRKNKLLLEKVKQQQNFENEIAQVQIEIQEQTLKNIGWELHDNVGQLLSFASMQLSILKMQMNDDDKDKFKDTSEALKQSLNEVRSLSRALNNEVVLNIGFEESITNELDRLNKMKFATAELVSRGQKIKFKDRKHEIVIFRILQEFLSNSVKYSEAKNLKIVLEYTNNHLLVTASDDGKGFNKESVKAGSGLINIKSRAKLIHAEIELTSEENQGTSLVLKYPFL from the coding sequence ATGATTAACTTTTTATTTACCTTACTGCAAAGCAAAGCGGTATCCACGTCTGCAGAACGTTATTTATTAATTTATATGATAGCCGTACTGGTTATTGTAACCTCCTTGGTAATTTTGTTTTTTGTTGTTTTTCAAAAAAGAAAAAATAAACTGCTTTTAGAGAAAGTGAAACAACAGCAGAATTTTGAAAACGAAATAGCACAAGTTCAAATAGAAATACAAGAACAAACTTTAAAAAATATTGGTTGGGAACTGCATGATAACGTCGGTCAATTGCTGTCCTTTGCCAGTATGCAGTTGAGTATTTTAAAAATGCAAATGAATGATGATGACAAAGACAAATTTAAGGACACATCTGAAGCACTTAAACAGAGCTTAAATGAAGTACGATCCTTATCTAGAGCATTGAACAACGAGGTGGTGCTTAATATTGGTTTTGAAGAATCCATTACAAATGAATTGGACCGTTTAAACAAAATGAAGTTTGCTACCGCAGAACTTGTATCGAGAGGTCAAAAGATCAAATTTAAAGATAGAAAACACGAAATCGTAATCTTTAGGATTTTACAGGAATTTTTATCCAATTCGGTGAAATACTCGGAAGCTAAAAATCTTAAAATTGTGTTAGAATATACGAATAATCATTTATTGGTCACGGCCTCTGATGATGGCAAGGGCTTTAACAAGGAAAGCGTAAAAGCCGGTTCTGGACTTATTAATATAAAAAGTAGAGCAAAATTAATTCATGCAGAAATCGAGTTGACTTCAGAAGAAAACCAAGGCACTTCATTGGTTTTAAAATATCCTTTTTTGTAA
- a CDS encoding CPBP family intramembrane glutamic endopeptidase — translation MKTLTYRGLEFLIIFILLPVSFTINYSIWVKLLLGVFGFVYIIFVLLKVHNIKFKVAPHLNWKAFWKHTLFKGIVIATITIIFVWITDKSLLFHVVWNKPMLWVIIVVLYSVFSVYPQELIYRTFFFERYRSVFKSDDLFIFINALVFALAHVLFKNVLVLILTFFGGLLFAITYRKTQSTLLVSIEHAIYGSCLFTVGMGEMLGFPV, via the coding sequence ATGAAAACACTCACGTATCGTGGTTTAGAATTTTTAATTATTTTTATTCTGTTGCCGGTTAGTTTTACTATAAATTATTCTATTTGGGTAAAATTGCTACTCGGTGTTTTTGGCTTTGTATATATTATTTTTGTGCTTTTAAAAGTGCATAATATAAAATTTAAAGTAGCGCCCCATCTTAACTGGAAAGCCTTTTGGAAACACACCTTATTTAAGGGGATTGTTATTGCCACCATCACTATTATTTTTGTTTGGATTACAGATAAATCGCTGCTATTTCATGTGGTATGGAATAAACCCATGCTTTGGGTTATCATTGTAGTTTTGTATTCGGTTTTTTCGGTATATCCCCAAGAGTTAATTTACAGGACTTTCTTTTTTGAACGCTATCGATCGGTATTTAAAAGTGATGATCTATTCATTTTTATTAATGCCCTGGTTTTTGCTTTGGCGCACGTGTTATTTAAAAATGTTTTGGTTTTGATATTAACCTTTTTTGGAGGATTGCTTTTTGCAATCACGTACAGAAAAACCCAATCTACTTTATTGGTATCTATAGAGCATGCTATCTATGGTAGTTGTTTGTTTACGGTTGGCATGGGTGAAATGCTTGGGTTTCCTGTATAA
- a CDS encoding Lrp/AsnC family transcriptional regulator, protein MIFDATDKKLLEYLQQDSKQTNKELSNKLNLSVTAVYERIKKLEKEGFISKYVALVDKEKINRAFVVFCHIKLVQHSQAYVVKFEREVANLTEVLECYHISGDYDYLLKVLVKDMVAFREFMVNKLTTINHIGSTQSMFVINEVKHSTEINV, encoded by the coding sequence ATGATTTTTGACGCCACCGATAAAAAGCTATTGGAATACTTACAACAGGACAGCAAGCAAACCAATAAAGAGCTTTCCAATAAATTGAACCTATCGGTCACGGCGGTTTACGAACGTATTAAAAAACTTGAAAAAGAAGGCTTTATAAGTAAGTATGTGGCATTGGTGGATAAAGAAAAAATAAACAGAGCCTTTGTCGTTTTTTGCCATATTAAACTGGTACAGCACAGTCAAGCATATGTGGTTAAATTTGAACGCGAAGTGGCCAACTTAACAGAGGTTTTGGAGTGTTATCACATCAGTGGTGATTATGATTATCTTCTAAAAGTTTTAGTAAAGGATATGGTAGCCTTTAGGGAGTTTATGGTGAATAAGCTCACCACGATTAACCATATTGGGAGTACACAAAGTATGTTTGTTATTAATGAGGTCAAGCATTCCACTGAAATTAATGTATGA
- a CDS encoding aminotransferase class I/II-fold pyridoxal phosphate-dependent enzyme, with product MAFKPANNIQDLQYFGEFGGVNPSISDSSTYTFLSAKTMFDTFEGNADGCYLYSRHSTPSNLYLGEALAAMEGTETANVTASGMGAITPVLLQLCGAGDHIVSSRTIYGGTYAFLKNFTPRFHIKTKFVDITKLDSVEAAITEHTKVLYCESVSNPLLEVADIEGLAALAKKYNLKLIVDNTFSPLSISPAELGADIVIHSLTKFINGSSDTVGGVVCGTQEFINDLRSVNDGACMLLGSTMDSLRAASILKNLRTLHIRMQQHSKNGLYLAEKFEADGLKTVYPGLKSHPSHDLFKRMMNPQYGFGGMLTIDVGSIETANALMEMMQHKNLGYLAVSLGFYKTLFSAPGSSTSSEIPENEQAAMGLSDGLIRFSIGLDADIERTYNMMRDCMKSLHILNS from the coding sequence ATGGCTTTCAAACCTGCTAACAATATACAAGACTTACAATACTTTGGAGAATTTGGAGGGGTTAATCCTTCTATTTCAGATTCATCAACATACACCTTTCTTTCTGCAAAAACCATGTTCGACACGTTTGAAGGTAACGCAGATGGCTGTTATTTATATTCCCGTCACTCCACCCCTTCTAATTTATATTTAGGTGAAGCTTTAGCGGCTATGGAAGGTACAGAAACAGCAAATGTAACCGCTTCAGGTATGGGCGCGATTACGCCAGTGTTATTGCAGTTATGCGGTGCAGGCGACCATATTGTGTCTAGCCGAACGATTTACGGTGGCACTTACGCCTTCTTAAAGAACTTTACACCGCGATTTCATATTAAAACCAAATTTGTGGATATTACAAAACTAGATAGTGTAGAAGCTGCCATAACAGAACACACAAAAGTGCTGTACTGCGAATCTGTGAGTAATCCGCTTTTAGAAGTGGCCGATATAGAAGGTTTAGCAGCATTAGCAAAAAAATACAATTTAAAATTAATAGTAGATAATACCTTTTCACCACTTTCAATTTCCCCAGCAGAATTGGGTGCCGATATTGTTATTCATAGTTTAACAAAATTCATTAACGGCTCCAGCGATACGGTTGGTGGTGTGGTATGTGGTACCCAAGAATTCATAAATGATTTACGCAGTGTAAATGATGGCGCTTGCATGCTATTGGGTTCAACAATGGACAGTTTAAGAGCTGCTTCTATTCTAAAAAATTTAAGAACACTTCATATTAGAATGCAACAGCATAGCAAAAACGGTTTATATCTTGCTGAAAAATTTGAAGCTGACGGCTTAAAAACGGTATATCCAGGTCTAAAATCGCATCCGTCACATGACTTATTTAAGCGCATGATGAATCCTCAATATGGTTTTGGCGGCATGCTGACGATTGATGTGGGCTCTATAGAAACCGCAAATGCGCTTATGGAAATGATGCAACATAAAAACTTAGGTTACCTAGCCGTGAGTTTAGGATTTTATAAAACCTTATTTAGTGCTCCTGGAAGTTCCACATCGTCTGAAATACCTGAGAATGAACAAGCTGCCATGGGCTTAAGTGATGGTTTAATTCGTTTTTCAATTGGGTTGGATGCCGATATTGAGCGCACCTACAACATGATGCGTGACTGTATGAAGTCCCTACATATTTTGAATTCCTAG
- a CDS encoding metal-dependent hydrolase yields MDSLTQIVLGAACGEAVLGKKIGNKALLFGAIGGTIPDLDVFVGNLLYNNNIDEMLFHRGFMHSILFSVLGAFLFGWLFYKLYDTKSRKHTTQLKDWIILFFLALFTHIILDCFTPYGTQLFTPFNDYRVACDNIAVADPLYTLPFLICMLVLMFYKRHSKKRLLWLKLGVGISSVYMLFTVVNKMYMDSVFETSFHFANIPYSRFRAQPTILNNVLWYGIAETKDDYYVGYYSLFDKASLTSDFKKIPKNRLPLVSEDLDALSWFSDGYYNIYEMENDTYHYNDLRYPLLKQENPKSFVFSLILYKDENRLNMKPFEPEADDFKTSISNLWERLKGI; encoded by the coding sequence ATGGATTCCCTAACCCAAATTGTCCTTGGTGCCGCCTGTGGTGAAGCAGTCTTAGGCAAGAAAATTGGTAACAAGGCATTATTATTTGGAGCCATAGGCGGTACTATTCCAGATTTGGATGTTTTTGTTGGGAATTTGCTCTATAACAATAACATTGACGAGATGCTTTTTCACAGAGGGTTTATGCATTCCATTCTATTTTCTGTATTGGGAGCGTTTTTATTTGGGTGGTTGTTTTATAAATTATATGATACAAAAAGTAGAAAGCACACTACCCAATTGAAAGATTGGATAATACTCTTTTTTCTAGCTCTATTTACACATATTATTTTAGATTGTTTTACACCCTATGGCACCCAGTTATTTACACCATTTAATGATTATCGGGTGGCGTGTGATAATATTGCGGTAGCAGATCCTCTCTATACGCTGCCTTTTCTAATTTGTATGCTTGTGCTTATGTTTTATAAAAGACATAGCAAAAAACGCCTACTTTGGTTAAAGTTAGGCGTTGGAATCAGTTCGGTTTATATGCTTTTTACGGTCGTTAATAAAATGTATATGGATTCTGTTTTTGAAACCTCATTTCATTTTGCAAATATTCCGTATTCCCGATTTAGAGCGCAGCCTACTATTTTGAACAACGTGCTATGGTACGGCATTGCCGAAACCAAAGACGACTATTATGTGGGTTATTATTCATTGTTCGATAAAGCGTCATTGACGAGCGATTTTAAGAAAATTCCTAAAAATCGTTTACCCTTGGTTAGTGAAGACTTGGATGCACTCTCATGGTTTAGTGATGGGTATTACAATATCTATGAAATGGAAAATGATACATATCATTATAATGATTTACGTTATCCGCTTTTAAAACAAGAGAACCCTAAATCTTTCGTGTTTAGTCTTATACTATATAAAGACGAAAATCGATTAAATATGAAACCTTTTGAACCTGAAGCAGATGATTTTAAAACATCGATTTCAAATTTATGGGAACGCCTAAAAGGTATTTAG
- a CDS encoding DUF6952 family protein: protein MKLPVIKHLSQFIEDNDEDFIIETIETLENLTEVSSLKDEELDVIGELVSNMYGALEVQKMVKDGTPKKEALNTFMSRVLGSIDK from the coding sequence ATGAAGTTACCAGTAATTAAGCATTTAAGTCAGTTTATTGAAGATAATGATGAAGACTTCATCATAGAGACTATCGAAACCCTTGAAAATCTAACAGAAGTGTCATCTTTAAAAGATGAAGAATTGGATGTTATTGGAGAATTGGTTTCAAATATGTATGGCGCATTAGAGGTTCAAAAAATGGTAAAAGATGGCACACCGAAGAAAGAGGCATTGAACACTTTTATGTCTCGGGTACTTGGCTCTATTGATAAATAA
- a CDS encoding thioredoxin family protein translates to MVQELEQDNLQDIIDSNDIVVVQYSATWCGNCRIMKPKVKKLASELEAITFVIADAEKFPESRKLATVDNLPTFATFKKGAFVNQVQTNKFDVLKELVEEIS, encoded by the coding sequence ATGGTTCAAGAATTAGAACAGGATAATTTGCAAGACATTATAGACAGTAACGATATCGTTGTTGTTCAATATTCTGCTACGTGGTGCGGTAATTGTAGAATTATGAAACCTAAAGTTAAAAAGTTAGCCTCTGAATTAGAAGCTATAACTTTTGTTATCGCTGACGCGGAAAAATTTCCGGAATCACGAAAATTGGCAACGGTTGATAATTTACCAACATTCGCGACCTTCAAAAAAGGCGCTTTTGTAAATCAAGTTCAAACCAATAAGTTTGATGTTTTAAAAGAACTTGTTGAAGAAATTAGCTAA
- the nhaC gene encoding Na+/H+ antiporter NhaC, with protein MQDDDNISEFKANDQNIIENKELNFYEALIPVVILMSMLAYNIFFVEDQEWFGAYTNQIILLLGGLVAAIVGAFNKVSFSRMLVEIWENLKSIFIPIMILLLVGALAGTWLVSGVIPAMVYYGLQVLSPEIFLPASVIIAAIISIATGSSWTTSATVGIALVGIGTALGINPGMIAGAVISGAYFGDKMSPLSDTTNLAPAMAGTDLFTHIKYMTYTTVPTIIITLIVFGIISMNIETSGSADISSLLGTIDTTFNISPWLFAVPAVVIALILLKTKPLIALGAGVLLAAVFAFIFQADILNSLADSKLGALITAVLTDTQITTENEKLNDLFSAGGMNGMLWTIFLIICAMVFGGIMDAIGALARITKALLSVATTIFGLFASTVISCLGLNAIASDQYLAIVIPGKMFKKAFEDRGLAPENLSRTLEDSGTVTSVLIPWNTCGAYQSGVLGVGVAEYFMYAIFNWLSPFTTLLFAALNIKIRQISSKKR; from the coding sequence ATGCAGGACGACGATAATATTTCAGAATTTAAAGCAAACGATCAAAATATTATAGAAAATAAAGAATTAAATTTTTATGAAGCTTTAATTCCAGTCGTTATCCTAATGAGCATGCTAGCTTACAATATCTTTTTTGTTGAAGATCAAGAATGGTTTGGCGCTTACACGAATCAAATTATTTTACTCTTAGGGGGTTTAGTTGCTGCCATTGTAGGTGCTTTTAACAAAGTTTCTTTTTCGAGAATGCTCGTTGAGATTTGGGAAAATCTTAAAAGTATTTTTATTCCAATCATGATTCTTTTGCTTGTTGGCGCATTGGCTGGAACATGGCTGGTTAGTGGCGTAATTCCCGCTATGGTATATTATGGCTTACAGGTTTTAAGTCCCGAAATATTTTTACCTGCATCGGTAATTATTGCAGCCATTATTTCAATTGCAACCGGAAGTTCATGGACCACTTCAGCCACGGTGGGTATTGCCCTTGTCGGCATCGGAACGGCCCTTGGGATAAATCCGGGAATGATAGCCGGTGCCGTAATTTCTGGAGCCTATTTTGGAGATAAAATGTCGCCTCTAAGTGATACCACAAACTTAGCGCCCGCTATGGCTGGAACCGATTTGTTTACGCATATTAAATATATGACATACACGACTGTGCCGACGATTATTATTACATTAATTGTATTCGGCATTATTAGTATGAATATTGAAACCTCTGGAAGTGCAGATATTAGCAGCTTATTAGGCACCATTGATACCACTTTCAACATTTCGCCATGGTTATTTGCTGTTCCTGCCGTAGTTATTGCTTTGATACTTCTCAAAACGAAGCCATTAATAGCTCTAGGCGCGGGTGTGCTTCTTGCCGCAGTTTTTGCATTTATCTTTCAGGCAGACATTTTAAATAGCCTTGCAGATTCAAAGTTAGGAGCATTAATTACAGCTGTTCTTACTGACACACAAATAACAACTGAAAACGAAAAACTAAATGATCTCTTTTCTGCTGGTGGCATGAATGGAATGCTTTGGACAATTTTCCTTATAATTTGTGCTATGGTTTTTGGCGGTATTATGGATGCCATTGGCGCGCTTGCTCGTATTACCAAAGCTTTACTCTCTGTTGCTACAACCATTTTTGGCTTATTTGCAAGTACAGTAATTAGCTGTTTAGGTTTAAACGCTATTGCTTCCGATCAGTATTTAGCAATCGTTATTCCTGGAAAGATGTTTAAAAAAGCTTTTGAAGATCGTGGTTTAGCACCAGAAAACTTAAGTAGAACGCTCGAAGATTCCGGAACAGTAACTTCGGTTTTAATTCCATGGAACACCTGTGGCGCTTATCAATCTGGCGTATTGGGTGTTGGTGTTGCAGAATATTTTATGTATGCCATCTTCAATTGGCTAAGTCCGTTTACCACACTTCTGTTTGCAGCCTTAAATATTAAAATCAGACAAATCAGTTCTAAAAAGCGCTAA
- a CDS encoding peroxiredoxin — protein sequence MAIVGKKFPDLNVNAMNEMGDTFKLNVLEEAINNKKKVLLFWYPKDFTFVCPTELHAFQAALGEFEKRNTIVIGASCDTPEVHFAWLNTAKDNGGIEGVTYPILADSNRNLASTLGILDISNETYNDETGVVTVDGDNVTYRATYIIDEDGTVVHEGVNHMPLGRNVQEFLRLIDAYTHVQEKGEVCPANWEEGKDAMNANRNGVADYLAAHVN from the coding sequence ATGGCAATAGTAGGAAAAAAATTCCCAGATTTAAATGTAAACGCAATGAACGAGATGGGAGATACGTTTAAATTAAATGTTCTTGAAGAAGCAATAAACAATAAGAAAAAAGTCTTGTTATTCTGGTATCCAAAAGATTTCACATTTGTGTGCCCTACAGAATTACATGCTTTTCAAGCAGCTTTAGGCGAATTTGAAAAGAGAAATACTATTGTAATTGGTGCCTCTTGTGATACGCCCGAAGTACATTTTGCATGGTTGAATACTGCAAAAGATAACGGTGGCATAGAAGGTGTTACGTATCCAATTCTAGCTGATTCTAATAGAAACTTGGCCTCAACATTAGGGATATTGGATATCTCAAACGAAACTTATAATGACGAAACTGGCGTTGTAACTGTTGATGGTGACAATGTGACTTATAGAGCGACTTACATTATAGATGAAGATGGTACTGTAGTGCACGAAGGTGTAAATCACATGCCTTTAGGAAGAAACGTTCAGGAGTTTTTACGTTTAATTGATGCTTACACACACGTTCAAGAAAAAGGTGAAGTCTGTCCTGCTAACTGGGAAGAAGGAAAAGATGCTATGAATGCCAATAGAAATGGTGTTGCAGATTATTTGGCGGCACACGTAAACTAA
- the katG gene encoding catalase/peroxidase HPI, with the protein MENYEHTNGSPNGNVWELNESSKCPFSSGAVKKTAGGGTTNRDWWPNALKLNILRQHTDLSNPMGKDFDYAEEFKSLNLADLKSDLYDLMTTSQDWWPADYGHYGPFFIRMAWHSAGTYRIADGRGGSGSGSQRFAPLNSWPDNGNLDKARLLLWPIKQKYGKKISWADLMILAGNCALESMGFETFGFGGGREDIWQPEEDIYWGPEAEWLGDKRYTGDRELENPLGAVQMGLIYVNPEGPNGNPDPLKSAVDIRETFARMAMNDEETVALVAGGHTFGKAHGAANPDEFVGREPAGGNIAAQGLGWENSFGSGVGDDTITSGIEGPWTPHPTRWDSEYFDVLFGYDWELTKSPAGAHQWTPTADSNAKRAPRAGDASKTQALMMTTADMALKMDPIYAPISRRFHEDQDAFSEAFSRAWYKLTHRDMGPVSLYLGPEVPSEELLWQDPIPEATYKLVSDADIAHLKSKILDSGLSVSQLVSTAWASASTFRGSDKRGGANGGRLRLAPQRFWEVNNPKQLYAVLEVYNEIQKTFDDSQSGGKQISIADLIVLGGSVGIEKAAKAAGHNINVPFTPGRTDASIEQTDVESFASLEPSADGFRNYLGSDHMADAEEMLVDRAQLLTLSAPQMTALIGGMRVLNTNFDHSKHGVFTENPETLTNDFFVNLLDLSTTWKATSDDEILFEGRNRATGVLKWTGTRVDLIFGSNSELRAIAEVYGCNDSEDMFVKDFVDAWTKVMRLDRFDLA; encoded by the coding sequence ATGGAAAATTATGAGCATACTAACGGATCACCTAATGGAAATGTTTGGGAGTTAAACGAGTCAAGTAAATGTCCATTTTCTAGCGGTGCTGTTAAGAAAACGGCTGGTGGCGGAACGACAAATAGAGATTGGTGGCCCAATGCTTTAAAATTAAATATTCTGCGACAGCACACAGATCTATCTAACCCAATGGGTAAGGATTTTGATTATGCTGAGGAATTTAAGAGTTTAAATCTCGCTGATCTCAAATCGGATCTTTACGATTTAATGACTACCTCTCAAGATTGGTGGCCTGCCGATTATGGACACTACGGACCGTTTTTTATTAGAATGGCCTGGCATAGTGCAGGCACATACCGTATAGCGGATGGTCGTGGCGGATCGGGTTCTGGTTCACAGCGTTTTGCGCCATTAAACAGTTGGCCGGACAATGGGAACTTAGATAAAGCACGTTTGCTGTTATGGCCTATTAAACAAAAGTACGGGAAGAAAATTTCATGGGCAGATTTGATGATTCTTGCAGGAAATTGCGCTTTGGAATCTATGGGATTTGAAACCTTTGGTTTTGGTGGAGGTCGTGAAGATATTTGGCAACCTGAGGAAGATATATATTGGGGACCAGAAGCTGAATGGCTTGGAGATAAACGCTATACAGGAGATCGTGAATTGGAAAACCCGTTGGGCGCTGTACAAATGGGACTCATTTATGTGAATCCAGAAGGGCCAAATGGTAATCCAGATCCGCTTAAATCTGCTGTCGATATTCGTGAAACCTTTGCACGTATGGCTATGAATGATGAAGAAACTGTCGCATTAGTTGCGGGTGGTCATACCTTTGGTAAAGCACATGGTGCCGCAAATCCTGATGAATTTGTGGGAAGAGAACCGGCTGGGGGTAATATCGCAGCACAAGGTTTAGGCTGGGAAAACTCATTTGGTAGTGGTGTAGGTGATGATACCATCACGAGTGGTATTGAAGGGCCTTGGACACCACATCCCACACGATGGGATAGTGAATATTTTGATGTCTTATTTGGATATGATTGGGAATTGACCAAGAGTCCCGCTGGTGCACACCAATGGACGCCCACTGCAGACTCCAATGCAAAAAGAGCCCCAAGAGCAGGAGATGCCAGTAAAACACAGGCACTCATGATGACCACGGCGGATATGGCACTTAAAATGGATCCCATCTATGCACCAATTTCCAGACGTTTTCATGAGGATCAAGATGCGTTTTCAGAGGCGTTTTCGCGTGCGTGGTATAAACTGACGCATCGTGATATGGGACCCGTGTCTTTATATTTAGGACCAGAAGTGCCATCGGAAGAATTACTTTGGCAAGATCCCATTCCTGAGGCGACCTATAAACTTGTTAGTGATGCAGATATAGCACATTTAAAAAGTAAAATTTTAGATTCCGGATTATCTGTTTCTCAGTTGGTATCCACGGCTTGGGCATCGGCTTCAACCTTTAGAGGCTCGGATAAGCGGGGTGGTGCGAATGGGGGACGACTTCGATTGGCGCCACAACGGTTTTGGGAAGTTAACAATCCAAAACAACTTTATGCAGTTTTAGAAGTATATAACGAAATTCAGAAAACATTTGATGACTCGCAATCTGGCGGGAAACAAATTTCCATAGCAGATTTAATCGTTTTGGGTGGTAGTGTGGGTATTGAGAAAGCTGCTAAAGCTGCGGGACACAATATAAACGTGCCATTTACTCCAGGTCGCACAGATGCTTCCATAGAGCAAACCGATGTTGAATCGTTTGCATCGCTGGAACCATCGGCAGACGGTTTTAGAAATTATTTAGGGTCAGATCATATGGCCGATGCAGAGGAAATGTTAGTAGATCGGGCTCAATTGTTAACGCTTTCTGCGCCCCAAATGACCGCTTTAATAGGCGGTATGCGGGTTTTAAATACGAATTTTGATCATTCTAAACATGGTGTGTTTACTGAGAACCCGGAGACCTTAACGAATGATTTCTTTGTGAATCTTCTAGATTTAAGCACCACATGGAAAGCAACTTCAGATGATGAGATATTATTTGAAGGTCGCAATCGTGCCACAGGAGTACTTAAATGGACAGGAACTAGAGTGGATTTGATTTTCGGTTCGAACTCCGAATTACGTGCCATTGCTGAAGTTTATGGGTGCAACGATTCTGAAGACATGTTTGTTAAGGATTTTGTAGACGCCTGGACTAAAGTAATGCGCTTAGACCGCTTCGATTTGGCTTAA